In a genomic window of Prosthecobacter fusiformis:
- a CDS encoding sialidase family protein produces MKLRTLILTAMLGHALQAQPADWQKQALEDAAQDRTSVPYEGFTPNKMVCDTTLRQLPDGSWALMILAGGDTEPSPLNYTGITFSKDQGQSWTPLETVKVGLPREGKTIGQCVTELIIKDGRCTALLSTHSKHWANDWRSWFIHSDDNCKTWSKPEPIPGRLQNRTFMRNHIITQDGRMMIPFQHYIGPEVEQGKEPLDRAFTNPRNGVIISSDGGKTWSEHGNIRLTENDRYFGWAENNIVELSDGRIGMIIRADKLGGVLYYAESKDGGKTWPEFASHTDIPNPGSKATLYPLGGDAVAMLHNPNPLHRSPLALWISFDGMKTWPYRRVLVQESADGPKGRLNYPDGFVSADKQWLHFAYDDNRHRAVHYSAKLPPLP; encoded by the coding sequence ATGAAACTCCGCACCCTTATCCTCACAGCCATGCTTGGCCATGCCCTCCAGGCGCAGCCTGCCGACTGGCAAAAGCAGGCACTCGAAGACGCCGCCCAGGACCGCACCAGCGTGCCCTACGAGGGATTCACGCCTAACAAAATGGTGTGCGACACCACCCTGCGCCAGCTTCCCGATGGCTCCTGGGCGCTGATGATCCTGGCAGGCGGTGATACGGAGCCATCTCCGCTGAACTACACCGGCATCACTTTCAGCAAGGATCAGGGTCAAAGCTGGACACCGCTGGAAACGGTGAAAGTCGGCCTGCCGCGCGAGGGCAAAACCATCGGCCAATGTGTGACCGAACTCATCATCAAGGATGGCCGCTGCACCGCACTGCTTTCCACTCATTCCAAACACTGGGCCAATGACTGGCGGTCCTGGTTCATCCACAGCGATGACAATTGCAAAACTTGGTCCAAGCCTGAGCCTATCCCGGGTCGGCTGCAAAACCGCACTTTCATGCGCAATCACATCATCACCCAGGATGGCCGGATGATGATTCCCTTTCAGCACTACATCGGGCCCGAAGTTGAGCAGGGCAAGGAACCCCTGGACCGCGCGTTTACCAATCCCCGCAATGGCGTGATCATCAGCAGTGATGGTGGCAAGACCTGGAGCGAGCATGGCAACATCCGCCTCACTGAAAACGACCGCTACTTTGGCTGGGCGGAAAACAACATCGTGGAGCTGAGCGATGGCCGCATTGGCATGATCATCCGTGCTGATAAACTGGGCGGGGTGCTTTATTATGCCGAGTCCAAGGACGGAGGCAAAACCTGGCCGGAATTTGCCTCGCACACGGACATTCCCAATCCAGGTAGCAAGGCCACGCTTTATCCCCTGGGCGGAGATGCCGTAGCCATGCTGCACAATCCGAATCCGCTCCACCGCAGCCCGCTGGCACTGTGGATCAGTTTTGACGGCATGAAGACCTGGCCCTACCGCCGTGTGCTGGTGCAGGAATCCGCCGATGGTCCGAAGGGCCGACTGAACTACCCGGATGGATTTGTCAGCGCTGACAAGCAGTGGCTGCACTTCGCCTATGACGATAACCGCCATCGCGCAGTGCACTACAGCGCCAAGCTGCCTCCCCTTCCCTGA
- a CDS encoding putative Ig domain-containing protein, protein MKTPFSSAITTAALLWLTALPSMGQISSLVSDINTGAPSPNASAKSAIKLTTTTGDILILAIDDPLSGSEIWRSDGTEEGTSLILDIVPGPGNSEPLDLTIVEKSSGNLVFFTALDASGNSGIRSLWVTRGDRASTMLLKTFEEGFSPRNFTAFNGRLFFEGYDGNNGSELWESDGTVSGTKLNTNISPGGGNSNPNNFFNQGNTLLYFTAYTAANHRELWSMDSSFVPTLYADSTPGTGSLLFPDGLESTADAELTAFDGQIYFVGEDSRKLWKTSGPGMTTTTLVTDPSPDGNAQTRSLTVMSVGGTSYLFAVAANTANNLEVRRLNTGTSTFDILREIGTTTTGSSPQELTVVGNRLYFTADNGEGRALYVSNGTPGGTGDQNTAIVADSLPGTDPGNLTALGTDTLVFTAFDENGVLGLYFCNPDETTLSTPISLPLAQFEDNSVATEFTVIGDSVYFLINGAQLWVTNGIDSATMVKDFQVGNASSFPTGMTKFGDNVFFSATDGTSGQELWKTNGTTTERVKDIRTGVNGSSPDSFTPAGETLFFIANVPTGAGTNNREVWRTDGTSEGTEVVTNNDGIEISSLPAPADQSSRPQHLTSIDGVLYFSAWNKDTGAEPWKVQSNGPATMIAEIGTGTTGSDPNQFVKCRDSIYFVATGSGNTRRLRSIANPTVPIVTANALTTDNTGPSSPQYLTVYGTGANQQMYFAATHPFRGNDLWKSNGTNLGTQCIDIVTASGSSFPRDLTVANNVLYFSAENSGTGRELWRSNGNRADTKIVKEIAPGITSSSPENLTEVGGLLFFTATTAATGRELWVSNGSATGTFMLKEIGPGTADANIQGMKNVDGLLIFSADNGKDGREAWYSDGTVAGTNLLEDLAPLSASSYPTGFMGYQGKLVYAASSAEEGNELRIAQTSTEIEVVYEDAPLVPLALNDTVNLGSAEFKIETITKSFTIKNVGVNRLLNVKPLISGVNASEFTFVSPAAATSVSKDGFTTVKVKFTPKEGGLRQATLSILSNDLDENPFVINLEANGEKDPFFVGHPQSKMVNVNEPVNFSAVVFNSVPTDTLVGQWRKVSTKLTGPGAVPSGVSPLFTTYTIPAATIKDAGSYNLSVKGALLTSISNSAELGVVQDNTPPLVIVAGLTKTATFKVTAAGNLLKYRWMRQRDGELAATDLTQVVDARITGAATKTMTLKNLASTDTASYFCLVSNPSGDERQGGTTQLNVFTQPALIESQNMPDGIVGGEYSYQIAIDPDASRAALTYSAKGLPSGLKLDTKTGLITGRPTKASPPEGYTITLTAKNSIVSTLEQSTTTDNIIVEAYPTNLEGIYIGTVARNTAVNRDLGGRLDLTVTKTGAYSGSLTLGATKLSIKGAVNVFLDAEDKDPTATFQLKPAASSGLPAFLALTFEIDRDAGVFTANTKVTDGSSDALITGWRKVDTIEGPKYETYYTFGMRLPSASPLIGEASEEIVPQGWSYASFKAAKDGKLTFAGRTADGDKVTGASFIGVDGNVVLYQSMYTPLKGSLMGTLLVNKGSDDVVPTDNTLTGALTWVRPNDIKAKTRTYIAGFGFADTPVATPVALEAIGSAYVKPEGTNPVFGLPNPSTTPNVDVEFLYGDLSDTVISPNVTVTISTSNKITQDTTSTTLTKLASVTASTGLFTGSFSLSDPDLLLGGDKKLVRKVTYQGILINDETDTQIGVGFFTLPKRPAVAPEKITTVPILGGKVEVKAIP, encoded by the coding sequence ATGAAAACCCCCTTTTCGTCCGCTATAACCACAGCGGCCCTTCTTTGGCTCACAGCACTACCGAGCATGGGCCAGATTTCATCCCTGGTCAGTGATATCAATACGGGGGCTCCCTCACCCAATGCCTCCGCTAAATCAGCAATAAAGCTTACCACCACCACAGGTGATATTCTGATTCTTGCCATTGACGATCCCCTTAGCGGCTCCGAGATCTGGCGTAGTGACGGCACAGAAGAAGGCACCTCTCTAATCTTGGATATCGTTCCAGGCCCCGGCAATTCTGAACCCCTGGACCTGACTATCGTCGAGAAATCTTCAGGTAATCTTGTTTTTTTCACCGCTCTGGATGCGTCCGGTAATTCTGGGATACGCAGCTTGTGGGTAACTCGTGGAGATAGAGCTTCCACGATGCTTCTCAAAACCTTTGAAGAAGGATTTTCCCCCCGCAACTTCACCGCCTTCAATGGCAGGCTGTTCTTTGAAGGCTACGACGGCAACAATGGCAGTGAACTGTGGGAATCCGACGGAACTGTCTCGGGTACCAAGCTGAATACCAACATCAGCCCAGGAGGAGGCAATTCTAACCCAAACAATTTTTTCAATCAGGGGAATACCCTCCTTTATTTCACTGCCTATACCGCCGCAAATCACCGCGAGCTGTGGAGCATGGATTCCAGTTTCGTCCCAACATTGTATGCAGATTCTACCCCTGGGACAGGTTCTCTTCTTTTCCCAGATGGTCTGGAATCCACTGCTGACGCTGAACTAACAGCTTTTGATGGTCAGATTTATTTTGTCGGTGAAGACAGCCGGAAACTCTGGAAAACGAGTGGTCCGGGGATGACCACGACCACTTTGGTGACTGATCCATCTCCAGATGGAAACGCCCAGACTAGATCCCTCACTGTCATGAGTGTGGGAGGAACCTCCTATCTTTTCGCCGTAGCAGCCAATACCGCGAACAATCTGGAAGTGCGCCGCCTGAATACAGGGACAAGTACTTTTGATATCCTGCGGGAAATTGGAACAACGACAACGGGCTCATCCCCGCAGGAGCTGACTGTGGTGGGTAACAGACTCTACTTTACAGCGGACAATGGCGAGGGTCGTGCGCTCTACGTCAGCAACGGTACTCCAGGTGGGACAGGGGATCAGAACACTGCCATCGTCGCCGACTCCCTGCCCGGCACCGATCCTGGTAATTTGACAGCCCTAGGGACTGACACGCTGGTATTTACTGCATTCGATGAAAATGGTGTCCTCGGGCTTTACTTTTGCAATCCGGATGAAACCACCCTCAGTACTCCAATCAGCTTACCCCTGGCACAGTTTGAGGATAATAGTGTGGCGACCGAATTTACCGTCATCGGAGACTCCGTTTACTTTTTGATCAATGGTGCGCAGCTTTGGGTGACCAACGGCATTGATTCCGCCACGATGGTCAAAGATTTTCAAGTAGGCAACGCGAGTTCCTTCCCAACCGGAATGACCAAGTTTGGTGACAATGTCTTCTTTTCCGCAACAGATGGCACATCTGGCCAGGAATTGTGGAAAACAAACGGCACAACGACTGAAAGAGTGAAGGACATCCGGACCGGGGTTAATGGATCCAGCCCAGACTCCTTTACACCTGCGGGAGAAACCCTTTTCTTCATCGCCAACGTCCCCACAGGTGCAGGCACTAATAACCGGGAAGTCTGGAGAACGGACGGCACCTCAGAAGGAACTGAAGTGGTCACTAATAATGATGGAATTGAAATCAGCAGCCTGCCAGCCCCTGCGGACCAAAGCAGCAGGCCTCAGCATCTGACCAGCATTGATGGTGTGCTCTATTTTTCCGCTTGGAACAAGGATACCGGCGCAGAACCTTGGAAGGTGCAGAGTAATGGCCCGGCTACAATGATTGCCGAAATTGGCACTGGCACCACCGGCTCTGATCCAAACCAATTCGTCAAATGCCGGGATAGCATTTATTTTGTAGCCACTGGCAGTGGAAACACTCGCCGTCTGCGCAGTATCGCGAATCCCACGGTGCCGATCGTTACTGCCAATGCTTTAACCACTGATAACACAGGTCCAAGTTCCCCCCAATACCTGACTGTTTATGGGACTGGAGCGAATCAGCAAATGTACTTTGCAGCGACACATCCTTTTAGAGGCAATGATCTATGGAAAAGTAACGGCACCAATCTGGGCACGCAGTGCATTGACATCGTCACCGCTAGTGGAAGTTCATTCCCGCGTGATCTGACCGTCGCAAACAATGTTCTTTATTTCTCCGCCGAGAACTCAGGGACAGGTCGTGAGTTGTGGCGCAGCAACGGTAATCGGGCAGATACGAAAATCGTCAAGGAAATCGCTCCAGGCATAACCAGTTCCAGCCCAGAGAATCTGACGGAAGTGGGTGGGTTGCTTTTCTTCACTGCCACTACAGCAGCGACGGGCCGTGAGCTTTGGGTCTCCAATGGTAGCGCTACAGGCACCTTTATGCTCAAGGAGATCGGTCCAGGAACTGCGGATGCCAACATCCAGGGAATGAAGAATGTGGACGGTCTGCTCATTTTCTCTGCCGACAATGGCAAAGACGGACGTGAGGCTTGGTATTCTGACGGCACTGTCGCGGGCACGAACTTGTTGGAAGACTTGGCGCCACTTTCCGCCTCCTCTTATCCCACAGGCTTCATGGGCTATCAGGGCAAGCTCGTTTATGCGGCCTCCAGCGCAGAAGAAGGCAATGAACTCCGGATCGCGCAGACCAGCACTGAGATTGAAGTCGTGTATGAGGATGCGCCTTTAGTTCCCCTGGCCCTCAATGATACTGTCAATTTAGGTTCGGCTGAGTTTAAGATCGAAACCATCACCAAGAGTTTCACGATCAAAAATGTGGGCGTGAACCGCCTGCTGAATGTGAAACCGCTCATCAGCGGTGTGAATGCCTCTGAATTCACTTTCGTATCTCCTGCGGCAGCCACCTCCGTAAGCAAGGACGGCTTCACCACGGTGAAAGTGAAATTCACCCCGAAAGAGGGCGGTTTGCGCCAGGCGACTCTATCCATCTTGAGCAATGATTTGGATGAAAATCCTTTCGTGATCAACCTGGAAGCTAACGGAGAGAAAGATCCTTTCTTCGTCGGCCATCCTCAATCGAAGATGGTGAACGTGAATGAACCGGTCAACTTTAGTGCCGTCGTGTTCAACTCCGTCCCCACAGATACTCTGGTGGGTCAGTGGAGAAAAGTCAGCACCAAGCTCACGGGTCCCGGAGCTGTGCCTAGCGGAGTTAGCCCTCTGTTTACGACATACACTATCCCTGCGGCTACCATCAAGGATGCGGGTTCTTATAACCTCTCTGTGAAAGGTGCCCTTCTCACATCCATCAGCAATAGTGCTGAACTGGGAGTGGTGCAGGATAATACCCCACCTTTGGTTATCGTCGCTGGGCTGACAAAAACGGCCACCTTCAAGGTCACGGCCGCAGGCAATCTGCTGAAGTATCGCTGGATGCGTCAGAGAGATGGTGAGCTTGCTGCGACGGACCTCACACAGGTGGTCGATGCGCGCATCACCGGTGCTGCCACCAAGACCATGACCCTCAAAAATCTGGCTTCCACAGACACTGCCAGTTACTTCTGTCTCGTTTCCAATCCTAGTGGCGATGAGCGCCAGGGCGGAACGACCCAATTGAATGTCTTTACCCAGCCAGCACTGATTGAGAGTCAGAACATGCCAGACGGCATCGTCGGTGGTGAATACAGCTACCAGATCGCCATCGACCCTGATGCATCGAGAGCAGCTCTCACTTATTCCGCCAAAGGCCTGCCTTCAGGACTGAAACTGGATACGAAGACAGGTCTGATCACTGGCCGCCCGACCAAGGCATCCCCACCGGAAGGATACACGATCACACTCACCGCTAAGAACAGCATCGTGAGCACTCTTGAGCAATCGACCACGACGGATAACATCATCGTCGAAGCTTATCCGACGAATCTGGAAGGCATCTATATTGGTACGGTGGCTCGCAATACCGCCGTGAATCGCGACCTGGGTGGCCGCCTGGATCTCACCGTCACGAAAACAGGTGCCTACAGTGGCAGCCTGACTCTGGGTGCGACCAAGCTGTCCATCAAAGGGGCTGTGAATGTGTTTCTGGATGCAGAAGACAAAGACCCGACGGCGACCTTTCAGCTAAAACCCGCAGCCTCTTCCGGCTTGCCAGCGTTTCTCGCTCTGACGTTTGAAATCGACCGTGATGCAGGCGTATTCACCGCCAACACCAAGGTCACGGATGGCTCTTCAGATGCCCTCATTACAGGCTGGCGCAAAGTGGATACGATTGAAGGCCCCAAGTATGAGACCTATTACACCTTTGGCATGCGCCTTCCTTCTGCCTCGCCTCTCATAGGTGAAGCTTCCGAAGAAATTGTACCGCAGGGATGGAGCTATGCTTCGTTCAAAGCGGCCAAAGACGGCAAGCTGACCTTCGCCGGCCGCACAGCGGATGGTGACAAGGTCACAGGAGCTTCCTTCATCGGCGTGGATGGCAATGTGGTGCTTTACCAGTCCATGTATACACCCCTCAAAGGTTCCCTCATGGGAACCCTGCTGGTGAACAAGGGAAGCGACGACGTCGTTCCGACAGACAATACCCTGACGGGTGCCCTGACCTGGGTGCGCCCGAATGATATCAAAGCCAAGACCCGCACCTACATCGCAGGCTTTGGTTTTGCGGATACTCCCGTTGCTACACCTGTGGCCTTGGAAGCTATCGGCTCAGCTTATGTGAAGCCTGAGGGCACAAACCCTGTCTTTGGTCTGCCAAATCCCTCCACCACCCCCAACGTGGACGTGGAATTCCTCTATGGTGACCTCTCCGACACCGTCATTTCTCCAAACGTCACGGTCACCATCAGCACCAGCAACAAGATCACCCAAGATACGACTTCCACCACGCTGACGAAGCTCGCCTCCGTCACCGCCAGCACGGGTCTCTTCACAGGAAGCTTCAGCCTGTCTGACCCGGATCTGCTGCTGGGCGGCGACAAGAAGCTGGTGAGGAAAGTCACTTACCAGGGCATCCTGATCAACGACGAGACGGACACCCAGATCGGTGTCGGCTTCTTCACCCTGCCAAAGCGCCCGGCTGTGGCACCCGAGAAAATCACCACGGTGCCAATCCTGGGCGGCAAGGTGGAAGTGAAAGCTATACCGTAA
- a CDS encoding phosphotransferase family protein, whose translation MIQELPPVSSVPLREKVYYWKCDRPAAFHGTEVQSSAADLHPQVLALLQARQPGLTIDLKDGGGQGNHRTFVARIGSSDVFVRIEDGPERDDYIETESRIQEAVRALGVKTPRVIDVDASRCEVPFAWQLMEAVPHPDLNHWHKQGRLDLPRMAREIGAAVARWQDVPVEHYGPFQSGNNGLKGFHLTYASYFKLNLETHLDFLTRREFLLPDQADEIRQVIQDHETLLDLACGCLVHKDLALWNILGTEDEIAAFIDWDDAISGDPLDDLSLLGCFYDGTVITQALAGYTRIKPLPLDYRRRFWLHLLRNMIVKAVIRVGAGYFDRTDGFFLIGSGSSGADLRQLTLDRIQTAVSGLREDRKLATLP comes from the coding sequence ATGATTCAAGAGCTCCCACCCGTCAGTTCTGTCCCGCTCAGGGAAAAAGTCTACTACTGGAAGTGTGATCGCCCGGCGGCTTTTCATGGCACGGAAGTGCAGTCTTCGGCAGCGGACCTGCACCCGCAGGTGCTGGCCCTGCTGCAAGCGCGGCAGCCCGGCCTAACCATTGATTTAAAAGACGGTGGCGGACAGGGCAATCATCGCACCTTCGTCGCTCGGATCGGCAGTTCAGATGTGTTTGTGCGCATCGAAGACGGACCTGAGCGGGATGATTACATCGAAACAGAATCACGCATCCAGGAGGCCGTGCGCGCCCTGGGGGTGAAAACGCCGCGCGTCATTGACGTGGATGCCAGCCGTTGTGAGGTGCCCTTCGCCTGGCAGCTCATGGAGGCGGTTCCACATCCAGATCTCAATCACTGGCATAAACAAGGGAGGCTGGATCTGCCACGCATGGCCCGCGAGATCGGTGCCGCTGTGGCCCGCTGGCAGGATGTGCCGGTGGAGCATTACGGTCCATTTCAATCCGGCAACAATGGCCTCAAAGGCTTTCATCTGACCTATGCCAGTTACTTTAAACTGAACCTGGAAACGCACCTCGATTTCCTCACACGGCGCGAGTTCCTACTGCCTGACCAAGCTGATGAAATCCGCCAGGTGATCCAGGATCACGAAACGTTACTGGACCTTGCCTGCGGCTGTCTGGTGCACAAGGATCTCGCGCTTTGGAACATCCTCGGCACGGAGGATGAAATCGCAGCCTTCATTGATTGGGATGATGCCATTTCAGGGGACCCTTTGGATGACCTCTCCCTGCTAGGCTGCTTTTACGATGGCACGGTGATCACCCAGGCGCTGGCGGGGTACACTCGCATCAAGCCGCTGCCCTTGGACTATCGCCGCCGGTTCTGGCTGCACCTGCTACGGAACATGATCGTGAAGGCTGTGATCCGCGTAGGCGCAGGTTACTTTGACCGCACGGATGGCTTCTTTCTCATCGGCTCCGGCAGTTCCGGTGCGGATCTGCGCCAGCTCACTCTGGACCGCATCCAGACGGCCGTCAGTGGATTGCGTGAAGATCGCAAGCTCGCCACTCTCCCATGA
- a CDS encoding bile acid:sodium symporter family protein yields the protein MHALINRFTSLYPFWLIGTAVMAFLWPQTMAWFSGQWIIWALTTVMLGMGLTLTATDFQNLLKMPGSLMLGFLAQYTIMPLLGWGISHALSLETGAAIGLILVAACPGGTASNVITYLAGANVALSVVITLVSTMLAFIMTPLWCEMLIGTYVPVDALGLCLTTLQAVVIPVIVGVFLNWKFPKTVARISWTGPVLSVIAICGITGGIVAQSADSMVAYAGKLSIAVLVLHLLGFILGYVVSKVFGYSDVIARTVSIEVGMQNGGMAAMLAKKHFAVHPLAAVPAVFSALMQNVLGALLAAYWRARPLPPDAELEDLTEVAPEKIQP from the coding sequence ATGCACGCTCTCATCAATCGCTTCACCAGCCTTTATCCTTTCTGGCTCATCGGCACGGCTGTCATGGCCTTTCTCTGGCCACAGACCATGGCTTGGTTCTCCGGGCAGTGGATCATCTGGGCACTCACCACGGTGATGCTTGGCATGGGACTCACGCTCACCGCCACGGATTTTCAAAACCTGCTGAAGATGCCCGGCAGTCTCATGCTCGGTTTCCTGGCCCAGTACACCATCATGCCCCTGCTGGGCTGGGGGATTTCCCATGCCTTGAGCCTGGAGACGGGGGCCGCCATTGGCCTCATCCTCGTAGCTGCGTGTCCGGGCGGCACGGCATCCAATGTCATCACTTATCTGGCCGGGGCCAATGTGGCGCTGTCTGTGGTCATCACGCTCGTTTCCACAATGCTGGCTTTTATCATGACGCCGCTGTGGTGTGAAATGCTCATCGGCACTTACGTGCCAGTGGATGCGCTGGGACTTTGCCTCACCACCCTGCAGGCGGTGGTGATCCCGGTGATCGTCGGTGTCTTCCTGAACTGGAAGTTTCCAAAGACTGTCGCCCGCATCTCATGGACAGGGCCTGTTCTCTCGGTGATCGCCATCTGCGGCATCACCGGTGGCATTGTGGCACAGAGCGCAGATTCCATGGTTGCCTATGCGGGCAAGCTGAGCATCGCCGTGCTGGTCCTTCATCTTTTAGGTTTCATCCTTGGTTATGTCGTGTCCAAAGTTTTCGGCTATTCCGATGTGATCGCCCGCACGGTCTCCATCGAGGTGGGGATGCAAAACGGTGGCATGGCCGCCATGCTGGCAAAGAAACACTTTGCAGTGCACCCGCTGGCTGCTGTGCCCGCCGTCTTCAGCGCCCTGATGCAAAATGTCCTCGGCGCTCTCCTGGCAGCCTATTGGCGAGCGCGGCCATTGCCACCTGATGCCGAACTCGAAGACCTCACGGAGGTGGCACCTGAAAAAATCCAACCATGA
- the gatB gene encoding Asp-tRNA(Asn)/Glu-tRNA(Gln) amidotransferase subunit GatB has translation MPKYIVTIGLEVHAQLTTQSKMFCACPVMVGSEPNTNTCPTCLGLPGALPVLNEAAIEKTILTGMMLGCTTPPVVSWDRKNYFYPDMPKNYQITQMPFPLCLGGGVPLYDLAYPKDAQKSIANPGKVVKLTRIHLEEDVGKSTHHDKFTTIDFNRAGTPLMEIVSEPDLDSAEEVVAYLTSLRQILIYGGVSDADMEKGNMRCDVNISVRPEGQTELGTKIELKNLNSISAIRRAIKYETGRQIECLETGVALVQSTRRWLDDEGITDDMRSKEDAHDYRYFPDPDLIPLRTEAFIARVRPQVPELPHEKRARFEADYGCSAYDASVLASDKALAGYYEAAVSADTKVPAKKVANWVINDLLGLMKDSEEGISACPVKPEALSELVATVESGKISNNQAKEVFAEMFATGQTAGPIIKAKGFEQVSDTGALEAIVEQILAANPDKVAEVKGGNDKAMNWFTGQAMKASQGKGNPKILTEIVRSKILG, from the coding sequence ATGCCCAAGTACATTGTCACCATCGGTCTTGAAGTTCACGCGCAACTGACCACGCAGAGCAAGATGTTCTGCGCCTGCCCGGTCATGGTGGGATCCGAGCCGAATACGAATACCTGCCCCACGTGCCTGGGGCTGCCGGGCGCACTGCCGGTATTGAATGAGGCGGCCATCGAAAAGACCATCCTCACCGGGATGATGCTGGGCTGCACCACCCCGCCGGTGGTGAGCTGGGACCGCAAGAACTACTTCTACCCGGACATGCCAAAGAACTACCAGATCACCCAGATGCCCTTTCCTCTCTGCCTGGGCGGCGGCGTGCCTCTGTATGATCTGGCGTACCCAAAGGATGCCCAAAAGAGCATCGCCAATCCAGGCAAGGTGGTGAAGCTCACCCGCATCCATTTGGAAGAGGATGTGGGCAAAAGCACCCATCATGACAAGTTCACCACCATTGACTTCAATCGTGCCGGCACGCCGCTGATGGAAATCGTCAGCGAGCCGGACCTCGATAGCGCCGAGGAAGTCGTCGCCTATCTGACCAGCCTGCGTCAGATCCTGATCTATGGCGGAGTGTCCGATGCCGACATGGAAAAAGGCAACATGCGTTGCGATGTAAACATCAGTGTAAGGCCGGAAGGCCAGACGGAATTGGGCACGAAAATTGAGCTGAAAAACCTGAATTCCATCTCTGCCATTCGCCGCGCCATCAAGTATGAGACAGGGCGCCAGATTGAATGTCTGGAGACTGGGGTAGCCTTGGTGCAGAGCACCCGCCGCTGGCTGGATGATGAAGGTATTACCGATGACATGCGCAGCAAGGAAGACGCGCACGATTACCGCTATTTCCCGGACCCAGATCTGATCCCTTTGCGCACGGAGGCGTTCATTGCCCGCGTCCGCCCCCAGGTCCCAGAGCTGCCGCATGAGAAACGCGCCCGCTTTGAAGCCGACTACGGTTGCAGCGCCTATGACGCGAGCGTGCTGGCCAGTGATAAAGCCCTGGCCGGCTACTATGAAGCCGCAGTTTCTGCAGATACCAAAGTGCCTGCTAAAAAAGTGGCCAACTGGGTCATCAATGACCTGCTAGGCTTGATGAAAGACAGCGAGGAGGGCATCTCGGCCTGCCCGGTGAAACCGGAAGCCCTGAGCGAGCTGGTGGCTACCGTGGAATCCGGCAAGATCAGTAACAATCAGGCCAAAGAAGTCTTTGCTGAAATGTTCGCCACTGGTCAGACCGCAGGCCCAATCATCAAGGCCAAAGGTTTCGAGCAGGTCAGCGATACCGGTGCCCTGGAGGCCATTGTGGAGCAAATCCTGGCAGCGAATCCAGACAAGGTGGCCGAGGTCAAGGGTGGCAATGATAAGGCCATGAACTGGTTCACCGGACAAGCCATGAAAGCCAGCCAGGGCAAAGGCAACCCGAAGATCTTGACTGAAATCGTGCGCAGCAAGATCCTGGGATAA
- a CDS encoding HpcH/HpaI aldolase family protein, protein MSTPFPTRTGTWLSIGSPVIAELAAACGFDWVLLDLEHGCESEAALPNQLRALRGTKTRGIVRVGAPYPDLISRVLDWGAFGIMVPHVNSAAEAEAIVQAAHYSPRGHRGFSRTVRTYDYGLNPPGENTPVPVILAQIETVQGVAAAEEIAAVDGIDALFVGPADLGHDIKARKSTLVYEDCLRTVIEAARQQGKESGILVRQPQDFEKMRALGFSWLAIDSDLSLLREGFLKNVKAAKPS, encoded by the coding sequence ATGAGCACCCCTTTCCCCACCCGCACCGGAACCTGGCTTTCCATTGGCTCGCCCGTCATTGCTGAACTCGCCGCCGCCTGCGGTTTCGACTGGGTGCTGCTGGACCTGGAGCACGGCTGTGAATCCGAGGCCGCACTGCCTAACCAATTGCGTGCTCTTCGCGGGACAAAAACACGGGGCATCGTACGTGTGGGGGCACCTTATCCCGACCTCATCTCCCGGGTGCTGGACTGGGGGGCTTTCGGCATCATGGTCCCGCATGTGAACTCCGCGGCTGAAGCAGAGGCCATCGTCCAAGCGGCCCATTATTCACCTCGTGGGCACCGCGGATTTTCACGCACCGTCCGCACCTATGACTATGGTTTAAACCCGCCGGGCGAGAACACACCAGTGCCCGTCATCCTGGCCCAGATTGAAACGGTCCAGGGCGTAGCCGCAGCGGAGGAGATCGCCGCCGTGGACGGCATAGACGCGCTTTTTGTTGGGCCAGCCGATCTCGGCCACGACATCAAAGCCAGGAAGAGCACCCTCGTTTACGAGGACTGCCTGCGCACCGTCATCGAAGCCGCCAGACAGCAAGGCAAAGAAAGCGGCATCCTGGTGCGGCAGCCACAAGATTTCGAAAAGATGCGCGCCCTCGGGTTCTCCTGGCTGGCCATCGATTCAGACCTTTCCCTCCTTCGTGAGGGTTTCCTCAAAAACGTCAAAGCCGCAAAGCCTTCTTAA